ttacaaaggAAGATGATCGAAGAAACGttttaaaattcttatctAAAGGTCGTCTTAGTAAACGAATTTATTCACCCATAAGTATAGCTATAATAGCTCAAAAAATGTTCACACGTGTAGCATTTATTTATCAAGGTCTTTTAGGTGGAATGGCTTTAGTACATCTTATAATGgtgtgaaaaattttttaacaattacgAGGAATATCGTATGGtgcgaataaattaattttctttttctatttttttttagatacaatttttctttgactCCTCGATGGATTTTATTTTGAAGTATTCTCACTTTTCCGAAATTTATTGCAGTTTATTTTCATTGCTAATCGCATTTTCTGTTGTCTCGACGTTCGACAAGTTcgtataattgataatatttcaattgtttataaatgttctcttaataattttgataatttccttttgaaaGATTTGATCTAGCTGGTTTGGATGTTGATCAATTAAGAAACATTTGTAAAGATTACATTGGATCTACCATAGCTATTCCATTGTATTTAGCAACATTATGTTTGCATGAAACATTTGCAAATGTGGATGATAAATTAACGTTAAttcattatcaaaattttaacAATACCTCATGGAATGATGTGagttttatttgatataaaaatattttttgatatttgaaaaaaagatatatatatatgtgtgtgtgtgtgtatacaggatgataaaaaaagaattcaatattttaaagatttacAGTACTCACCGAGACGagtaaagaatatttaattaacgtgGATCTTAAAATCAACCCTTTCAATGTAaatgaacttttattatttatgagtttttatatttattatttgtttgatATCGTAAGTGAATCTCTCGAGAAcatattgaatatatacatagtccATTATTATGTTAGTAATAGtttctgtttattttcatAGTAAACTTATCTCGACAATCTTGAACTGATGTATTTATAAGTAAATTCCTCtgtgtatattaaatatgttgCTAAGAGGCTCACTTATGATATCAGAcgcttataaataataaaagttaatttacATCGAAAATCAATTACGCTGATTTCAGAATCTctattaatcaaatattttttactcatTTCGGTGAGTACTATAAGTCCTTAAAATATcagatttaaatatatcatattaatttaatttttagacCATGTATATGGAAGAAATTTTTGATGGATTAACAACTTGGAAGAAAGTAAACATATCGAAAGATTTACTTGCCATATTAGGTTGGTTTTTCGTGGCAATTGATATAAGACAGGATACTTTATTGATTCATCTTGAATCGATAGAAAGATCTGCACAAACTACATGTacaaaataacattttcaaaACGGATATCATTCTTCGATGATAAAAACCAAAAATTAAAACTTTCAAGAACATTTTTCATACAAGTGGATtgtgtttttatttctctcatttattttttattttttttttttaaacaagacTTTATAGTCACAAAACATTGctatttttgcatttatttgTAACAGAATAGAGCGTTTGATATGTACAATATGTATAAAGTTAAGCTAACACTAACATTTAAAAGATCGTCTTAATACATACGAAATAACgcagtaaaaataaaataataattattatattatatatggcTGTACGATAAGGCTGTACGATAGAAAtcgtttttcttcatttttttcttttttttttttgtaaagatCGTGTACACATATCGTATTTAATTGTAAAAGCGTTTATGTTTTTGtattgaaagtaaaaaatgagaaattgGAATAGATTATAAAAGATGATTTGAGCacagaaatagataaaaagcgataatatatatatatgtatgtgagaTAAATGCGATCGATGATTTTGTTATCATGCAAAAAATCTTTGTTCAtacagagaaaataaaataagcatTTGTTGTAAACATAacgtgttatatataataaggctttttatataatcgaatgatttaaaaacagataaatacataaatacataaaagatCTCTCGTTTCCTtaaatttcattctcttcttgGCACGttgatgaaaaaagagaggagatgaaatttattacattttcttgctttctctttctctttctgtcgttctcgctctcttttttcaaagaaaataaataaaatctttttattagacAAAGGCACTGTTTCAACTGTTTCGCaaatacttaataataatttaggcCAACATTTAAGCCTATATTGAGTCAACGATCAGATCTTGTTTATCCTAAAAactaaacaaaataaaaaaaaaacgtttgtcgttcataaataatcgaaaattctttttttctttttcctccaaagaaaacgtttctttctgtcgttcataaataatcgaaaatttgttttttctttttcctccaaagaaaacgtttctttcgtaaaaaaatgtCCTACTTCGTTTCTTTGGAAACTAACAGAtatcgaaagatatttaatgattttttattttcttattttttcctttgacaatatagaaaaatgaacgaCCTTAAATAGCAGACATTTAAAAACATGTAAAGTAGAAAAGAGTTTTATAGGATTAACTAAGAATTTCGTAGATTGGACGATCTGACAGGCAGTTATGGTTACAGCGAGTTTATTCATTCCTTCTGCTCAAagtactataataataataataataataataataataataataataataataataataataataataataataataataataataaaattaaataaacaaaaataaacaaacttttctctctctttttttctatctctctttctattcagCTATCATATTGGTCATGCGGAATCTCTTTTTAGATTCCAAGTAAAATTGCTAACAAATTTGAGCAGAAAGGATCGATAATCGAAGACCGATAAGTCCAAATtgataatttcgaaaaatcgaaattaaaagCGAAATGTCGATTATTTTCGCTTtacatgtgtgtgttttttattttcttcttttttaattttttttttttttattaatttctcttaGTCGTCAGAGTTGTCTTTGTGAAAAATGTCATTGTCAATCATCGAAATCGTGTCTGAGTTTGATATAGAGGCACGAACCAAGAACTATACCAAAAAGTTCGAGGACGGACAGACCAAGACCGACGGCACCAAGAATAATCAGATGATCCTTGGTCGTCTCAAGAAACTTGTAAATGCAGCCCTGCAAGAAGGAAACATCAAAATGTCAGCTTTTCGTTAAAATCGTTATCATTTCGCTGTTATCATTCACCGTATATTGAATGTTAGACGGATGATCCCTCCTCCCGCAAAGTACTGTCGGTGTTTTGCAACAACTATCGGGCACGAGGCTTCCATTTTTAAGGACTTCCTCGTCCTTGTGCCATTCACTGGCTAACCAATCCTCAAATCGAAGAGCACCGCAACATTTAAACTGTGAATTGTTTGAACCGAATTTTAGAATTCGTAAgttttagatttttcttttctttttttcggtgtaatcaaacaaaaaaaaatagaacgaaaatATTCAGAACTCGATACTTACTTCCTTTTGCATTTGATCGATTGCAGTAGTTTCTCTCGATCTTATAGAATAATTCTCAAGGAAGGTTCGATTGAGGTTCATCTTTAATTCTGGACCTACTTGTTCCTCATAGAGACGTGCCAATGCGCCTACGCCTGCCTCTAATACGAGGACTGCCATTACGACGAAAACGTACTGAGGAAAGATCAACGATCAAAAGTGAAAgtgacagatatatatatatatatatatatatatatatatatatatatatacatacataggtatgcAAATGTATgtcattattaaatttattcataacCAAATGACATTATTAGTAGGAAGTTTATTACAATAACCAAATAGTTACACGTATTAGAAATtctaatatacatttacaaattaaataaattaatttaaatgccATTGTAATCGAGGCACTTGAAATTAAGAGAGTAACtagaattaaaatgatatttatttatttataaatctaactaatagaatatttatgcaaaatggaagaaataggattcttaatattaaagtatcttatttatcgattcgacaaataaattattgtaataaattttttttctgataatgtcatttatttatgattcATTCATAAAATAGTATTATGGCAACAGCAATCCATCAATTTATGAAACGttactttttcaatatatatttcttaagatagctatcttttctttcaaaaagaaTATCCTAGTAAATAAATGTCattacgaataaaaagtttacaatataatactataactcaaaattttgtaaaatgtaaaaacttAAAATCCCATTTATTGATTTGAttgataaacaaatatttacttcAATTTATTGTAACAATGTCATTTATACACGAATcaattcattaatataatactcATCATAAAAcgtgatattatttcatagcAATTGATCAatttacgaaaaattatttttcgagtATACATTATTTGCAATGGCcctattttcttcaaaaagaaTTACAAGATTCGATTCACtaattatgttttttattttcacattcGTTATATCGATTTGGTTAACGAGCATGAAGAAAAATCTTAATTGACCGTTCCTACATGGTAGAAACTAACGAGAACCGATAAGACTCGCCTACGGCGCATACGATATATGTAAGTGAGTACATGGTTTCGCGTAGGCGGTGAAAGGGATCGAGAGTAGAATCGCGAATGGAATCACTAAGAAGGGATTAAAACACGATTGTTCGAAAGACTGATAAATACTGAATCCTCTGGATCATCTTTATCATTAACAATATAAGAGagatcttctctcttctctcgataatgataataataataaaagtacttGTTATGTTaaattcgttaaatattgaaaaagaaataaatatggataagaaaaagagggtagagagaaagggcgagaaagagagagagagagaggggggggggagagagaaaagagcagaaaaattatgaaagagagaaaaagagagagagagagggggggggggagagaaagagagaaaaaagcagaaaaattatgaaagagagaaaagagagagaaagattaagaaagatgaagagagaaaaagaaaaggctagagatagaaaaaaatctcgGTCATTGGAGCATAGTGATAAGTCAACCACCACGACTCTTCAAGCTTGTTTTATATACCGAGGTTTGATTATgtgatatagagagaaagagagagaaaaagaaagagaga
This window of the Vespula vulgaris chromosome 6, iyVesVulg1.1, whole genome shotgun sequence genome carries:
- the LOC127064550 gene encoding CD151 antigen-like encodes the protein MAKSSERLPGTSSRLRTRDDGCCSVNFLKYVLHIYNVVLFLSGFVVGGIGIWTVVSKHSYISLMTTSTYPSLAYALIVAGILAVIGSWLGCGGVTTENRCVLLIYVFVVMAVLVLEAGVGALARLYEEQVGPELKMNLNRTFLENYSIRSRETTAIDQMQKEFKCCGALRFEDWLASEWHKDEEVLKNGSLVPDSCCKTPTVLCGRRDHPSNIQYTGCIYKFLETTKDHLIILGAVGLGLSVLELFGIVLGSCLYIKLRHDFDD
- the LOC127064549 gene encoding uncharacterized protein LOC127064549 gives rise to the protein MDNSERSRHSRKRRLSRKWSLKTDDNIELNQLENEISNDVHELKNHSKDQLEVSEENSWRNEEEIKQFRQSKRGKRKRRVLKRDKVLQMTTSDETEINEIKKVKEKEEVLSSTSNNHARSSTNHLHHKSKKRDKIHDLSSNIEIPITEILKKYEEPVPPTPLTTDKIYIQSDNGFNAVKIITKEDDRRNVLKFLSKGRLSKRIYSPISIAIIAQKMFTRVAFIYQGLLGGMALVHLIMIQFFFDSSMDFILKYSHFSEIYCSLFSLLIAFSVVSTFDKFDLAGLDVDQLRNICKDYIGSTIAIPLYLATLCLHETFANVDDKLTLIHYQNFNNTSWNDTMYMEEIFDGLTTWKKVNISKDLLAILGWFFVAIDIRQDTLLIHLESIERSAQTTCTK